Proteins encoded in a region of the Rhodococcus sp. SBT000017 genome:
- the yjfF gene encoding galactofuranose ABC transporter, permease protein YjfF, producing MSDLLTAPPTTSTSAPVPSPSTWDRIRRYSPPTRFLPVIATFALFIGLFGLGEFRYSGFADPQVFLSLLIDNSFLIVLAVGMTFVILTGGIDLSVGSVVALSTMIAARTLQLGWSPFVVMAVVLLCGTVLGTIMGALIHYLQIQPFVATLAGMFLARGLCYMIGVESIPITDDTFSSIAFAVIELPGGYTITWSVVIALVVVAVAMYVLACTRFGRSVYGIGGNEASALLMGLKVAAVKVGVYAISGFCAALAGLLFSFYALSGYSLNAVGMELDAIAAVVIGGTLLTGGRGYVLGSLVGVLILGAIQTFIAFDGTLSSWWTRITIGVLLLLFVVAQRLMTARRR from the coding sequence GTGAGTGATCTGCTGACTGCTCCCCCCACCACCTCCACCAGTGCACCGGTCCCGTCGCCGTCGACGTGGGACCGCATCCGGCGCTACTCTCCGCCGACCCGATTCCTGCCGGTCATCGCAACATTCGCGCTGTTCATCGGCCTCTTCGGACTCGGCGAATTCCGCTACAGCGGATTCGCCGACCCACAGGTGTTCCTGTCGTTGCTGATCGACAACTCCTTCCTGATCGTTCTCGCGGTCGGAATGACGTTCGTGATCCTCACCGGGGGTATCGATCTGTCCGTCGGATCCGTAGTGGCACTGTCGACCATGATCGCTGCACGCACACTGCAATTGGGCTGGTCGCCGTTCGTCGTCATGGCGGTGGTGCTGCTGTGCGGAACGGTGCTCGGCACGATCATGGGAGCGTTGATTCACTACCTGCAGATTCAGCCGTTCGTCGCCACACTCGCCGGCATGTTCCTCGCCCGCGGCCTGTGCTACATGATCGGCGTCGAGTCCATTCCGATCACCGACGACACCTTCTCGTCCATCGCCTTCGCCGTGATCGAACTCCCCGGGGGTTACACGATCACGTGGAGCGTGGTGATCGCACTCGTCGTAGTGGCGGTCGCCATGTACGTCCTGGCCTGCACCCGCTTCGGTCGCTCGGTGTACGGCATCGGCGGCAACGAAGCGTCCGCACTGCTGATGGGGCTCAAAGTTGCCGCGGTGAAGGTGGGCGTCTACGCGATCAGTGGATTCTGCGCTGCACTCGCCGGACTCCTTTTCTCCTTCTACGCCCTGTCCGGCTACAGCCTCAACGCCGTCGGTATGGAACTCGACGCGATCGCGGCGGTGGTGATCGGCGGAACGTTGCTCACCGGTGGACGCGGATACGTGCTGGGTTCGCTTGTAGGCGTGCTCATTCTCGGTGCGATCCAGACATTCATCGCGTTCGACGGAACGCTGAGTTCCTGGTGGACGCGAATCACTATCGGAGTCCTACTG